AGCCTCGATACGACGTCGAGCCGGTGGCGGATGCCACGCTCGACGAACTCGACCATGACCTCCTGCAGCGCTTCCTGCATCGGATACGCTCTCGACGCAGCGCCCGATGGAAGGACCTGCCAGACCTTCAGCTACTCCAAACCTTCAAGGTTGTGGTAGATCTGGAAAACCGGATTGTGCCGACCCTCGCAGGGTACCTGTGTTTTGGCAAGTATCCCCAAGAGCGGTTTCCCGGGATCTGCATAACCTTCGTTCGATACCCGACGGATCGGGCGGGTGAGCCGGGACCGGCAGGAGAGCGGTTCCTTGACGACGAGAAAATCTCGGGTCCGATCCCCGTAATGGTTGCCGATGCCCTGCGAGCGATCAAGCGAAACATGCGACAGCGGGAGATCATCCGCGGACTCTTTCGCGAAGAGATGTGGGAGTACCCGGAAGCCGTCCTGCGAGAGGCAATCGTCAACGCGTTGGGGCACCGCGATTACAGCCCCATGGCCAGGGGTAGCCATGTCCAAATTCAGATGTTTCCAAGTCGCCTTACGGTACTGAACCCCGGAGGGCTATTTGGGCCCGTTACCGTCGACGACCTAGGTAAACCGGGGGTGCAGGCTTCCAGAAACCTCTTCCTGATGAATATCCTCGAAGACCTACCGGCAGGCGCAAACGGTGAGGCGTTGTGTGAACACCGCGGATCCGGAATAGCTGCCATGGTGGCACTCTTGCGGCGGCTCGGCATGCAGCCGCCGACGTTTGAGGACAGGGTCACGACATTTGCGGTGACCTTCTCGAACGCTTCTCTTCTTGACGGCGATACGCTTCGCTGGCTGGAAGAGCGCACCAGGGGCATCAGCCTCACCGACTCACAGCGTTTCGCTCTTGCTTACCTTCGGCACCGCTCCTACATCGCGAACGCGGACTACTGCCGCCTGACCGGCATCGACTCAAGGGTCGCCACACGTGAGCTCGCCGACCTCGTGGCAAAAGGGCTGCTCGAACGTCAGGGTACCAGTC
The DNA window shown above is from Bacillota bacterium and carries:
- a CDS encoding ATP-binding protein, which translates into the protein MTSQELQEILASLRQVNADTLYVEAKAARTDLPRDTWKTLSAFANTPGGGVIILGVDESHQFEPVGVHDPGKLQADLASICDRMVPPLRPVIEIHEIDRRLLVTVEIPELSYAEKPCYYGPQGLVNGAYIRVADGDRKLTQYEIYALLEGRQQPRYDVEPVADATLDELDHDLLQRFLHRIRSRRSARWKDLPDLQLLQTFKVVVDLENRIVPTLAGYLCFGKYPQERFPGICITFVRYPTDRAGEPGPAGERFLDDEKISGPIPVMVADALRAIKRNMRQREIIRGLFREEMWEYPEAVLREAIVNALGHRDYSPMARGSHVQIQMFPSRLTVLNPGGLFGPVTVDDLGKPGVQASRNLFLMNILEDLPAGANGEALCEHRGSGIAAMVALLRRLGMQPPTFEDRVTTFAVTFSNASLLDGDTLRWLEERTRGISLTDSQRFALAYLRHRSYIANADYCRLTGIDSRVATRELADLVAKGLLERQGTSRWTVYSLAPGGATQDPHGSGMVFPLQFPTEFPARVLPGETLSRREEEHPPARRRRQAALFVVADVLRRRREASAQELADATGLSPSAVRLALKSLTDLGLVEPTTQVARSPRRRYRWAGQNKAGS